The Candidatus Methylomirabilota bacterium genome includes a window with the following:
- a CDS encoding DUF5924 family protein gives MRWLRRWGISIGSLALGLATLFVFRRGLPHVGWIVGYMLLLGLVVAILAEARVPLEERGRGLVVSAAEYTIQTLYHNLLLFVLPAYWASATLTSPNVIFVGGVALGALITTIDPLYSALGRQYRWLKHGLLAFSIFAALNVALPLVGVRPGVALVGSAALAGLALAPAFRGTGAGWARALALASGVAVVMVAIVWIGRIIVPPAPVFLAAKQVARDVRELEPVDAIDGPIPAATVAEWGGAVAAYTAVHAPAGLRDKIEHVWWKNGRVIARVRLSPVEGGRAQGFRTWSRKSDLGTPLEGDYAVDVQTASGQLIGRLTFTVTP, from the coding sequence ATGAGGTGGCTCCGCCGCTGGGGGATCTCGATCGGCTCGCTGGCCCTCGGGCTGGCGACGCTCTTCGTGTTTCGCCGCGGGCTGCCCCACGTGGGCTGGATCGTGGGCTACATGCTGCTGCTCGGGCTCGTGGTCGCGATCCTCGCGGAGGCCCGCGTCCCGCTGGAGGAGCGCGGCCGGGGCCTCGTGGTCAGCGCCGCCGAGTACACGATCCAGACCCTCTACCACAACCTGCTGCTCTTCGTGCTTCCCGCCTACTGGGCCTCGGCCACGCTGACCTCGCCCAACGTGATCTTCGTCGGCGGGGTGGCCCTGGGCGCGCTCATCACCACCATCGATCCGCTCTACTCGGCGCTGGGGCGCCAGTATCGCTGGCTCAAGCACGGGCTCCTGGCCTTCTCCATCTTCGCCGCGCTCAACGTGGCGCTGCCGCTGGTCGGCGTCCGCCCCGGCGTGGCACTGGTGGGCAGCGCCGCGCTGGCCGGGCTCGCGCTGGCGCCGGCCTTCCGCGGCACCGGCGCCGGATGGGCGCGCGCGCTCGCCCTCGCTAGCGGTGTCGCGGTCGTCATGGTCGCCATCGTGTGGATTGGCCGCATCATCGTGCCGCCCGCGCCTGTCTTCCTCGCCGCGAAGCAGGTCGCGCGAGACGTGCGGGAGCTGGAGCCGGTGGATGCGATCGACGGGCCGATTCCCGCGGCCACCGTGGCCGAGTGGGGCGGCGCGGTCGCCGCCTACACCGCGGTGCACGCGCCCGCGGGACTCCGCGACAAGATCGAGCACGTGTGGTGGAAGAACGGCCGCGTGATCGCGCGCGTCCGGCTCTCGCCGGTGGAAGGTGGCCGCGCCCAGGGCTTCCGCACCTGGTCGCGCAAGTCCGACCTCGGCACGCCGCTGGAGGGGGACTACGCGGTGGACGTGCAGACGGCGTCGGGCCAGCTCATCGGCCGGCTCACGTTCACCGTGACCCCGTGA